From a region of the Flavobacterium sediminilitoris genome:
- a CDS encoding DUF4468 domain-containing protein, translating into MKKIILLVLISFYSFGQELPKLTENGFEPIVVEIKDKTAAEIYVKAKEWIQTYYKNPTEVLKGDIENNMIRINGFANEGYQTKALGIVNYYDYSYVIEINFKDGKYRFNYIIGQFYAGSKKASYSYKYFFKSDGSIKKTQKVPFDTLNETASNTSISFYNYVSGNIENKKSDW; encoded by the coding sequence ATGAAAAAAATTATTTTATTAGTATTGATTTCGTTTTATTCTTTTGGACAGGAATTACCAAAATTAACCGAAAACGGATTTGAACCTATTGTTGTAGAAATAAAAGACAAAACTGCTGCTGAAATTTATGTAAAAGCTAAAGAGTGGATTCAAACCTATTACAAAAATCCTACTGAAGTATTGAAAGGAGATATCGAAAATAACATGATTAGAATAAATGGATTTGCTAATGAAGGATATCAAACAAAAGCACTTGGAATTGTTAATTACTATGATTATAGCTATGTTATAGAAATAAATTTTAAAGATGGTAAATATCGTTTTAATTATATTATTGGTCAGTTTTATGCAGGTTCCAAAAAAGCATCATATTCTTATAAATATTTTTTTAAAAGCGATGGAAGCATAAAAAAAACTCAAAAAGTTCCTTTTGATACACTTAATGAAACGGCTAGTAATACAAGTATTTCATTTTACAATTATGTTTCTGGAAATATTGAAAATAAAAAAAGTGATTGGTAA
- a CDS encoding DUF6712 family protein — MILTSTSDLKKYIAIAASFDFEDFAPYIEKAVNTYTRKYVGALHTALENESTGTNAIIENQAREYLRSALANFAWFLYIPLASVQMDSAGISVVQNDNKKSAEWWQIKDIRRELLRSGHESMDLLLAILEANPTIFADYATNYSSINNELLVPSASVFSKYYNIFDSRQTYLALQPIIRLVQDQYISTMLCPELIESLKVDVTGNIKAVKLAIQKAIVSLTIAKVSNNGLFILDDRGMRVDFENFSDGRRESASYGKSVDQLKMLADEQIANGSQYLKIAKELILNNLSDFTMCTSPILGLEDTTSGYKSFDSKGVFGI; from the coding sequence ATGATACTAACTAGCACATCTGATTTAAAAAAATATATAGCAATTGCTGCTTCATTTGATTTTGAAGACTTTGCTCCATACATTGAAAAAGCAGTAAATACCTACACTAGAAAATATGTAGGTGCATTGCATACTGCCTTAGAAAATGAATCAACAGGAACAAATGCAATTATTGAAAATCAAGCTCGTGAGTATCTTCGTTCGGCATTAGCAAACTTTGCTTGGTTTCTATACATTCCATTGGCATCAGTACAAATGGATAGTGCAGGCATTTCAGTAGTTCAAAATGATAACAAAAAATCTGCAGAATGGTGGCAAATAAAAGATATTCGTAGAGAGTTACTTCGTTCTGGACATGAATCGATGGATTTGTTATTGGCTATATTAGAAGCAAATCCTACAATTTTTGCGGATTATGCTACGAATTACAGTAGCATAAACAATGAATTATTAGTGCCAAGTGCATCTGTATTCTCTAAATACTATAATATTTTCGATAGTAGACAAACTTATCTTGCTTTACAGCCTATTATTAGATTAGTTCAAGACCAATATATAAGCACTATGCTATGCCCAGAACTTATTGAATCTTTAAAAGTTGATGTTACAGGAAATATAAAAGCTGTTAAACTAGCCATTCAAAAAGCTATTGTGTCGCTAACAATTGCAAAAGTATCAAACAATGGATTATTCATTCTAGATGATAGAGGAATGCGTGTGGACTTTGAAAACTTTAGTGATGGAAGAAGGGAAAGCGCATCTTATGGAAAAAGTGTGGATCAACTTAAAATGTTAGCCGATGAACAAATTGCAAATGGTTCGCAATATTTAAAAATTGCAAAAGAATTAATTCTAAACAATCTTTCAGATTTCACAATGTGTACTTCTCCAATATTAGGTTTGGAAGATACAACAAGTGGTTACAAATCTTTTGATTCAAAAGGAGTATTTGGTATTTAA
- a CDS encoding phage holin family protein, giving the protein MKITEILNTAIPKFSLFGEILKKPLIGLYLVGTTVPTAIIVNIWSAFYVLCWFFVADLITGLFASYNDWKKSDKKERWFFGKGEGFSSDKFKKMFIKIIVYCGTPLVIYNFQKTFLLKNISYKRISEAEIDLATFFILIFILNEGFSIFHENLPKCGFNIWHRIKKMIGFYKEIKNEIKE; this is encoded by the coding sequence ATGAAAATAACAGAAATTTTAAATACTGCTATACCAAAATTCTCTCTTTTTGGAGAAATTTTAAAAAAACCATTAATAGGCTTATACTTAGTTGGTACTACAGTTCCAACTGCAATAATTGTAAATATCTGGAGCGCTTTTTATGTCCTATGTTGGTTTTTTGTTGCTGATTTAATTACAGGTCTTTTTGCGTCTTACAATGATTGGAAAAAATCTGATAAAAAAGAAAGATGGTTTTTTGGAAAAGGAGAAGGTTTTTCTTCAGATAAGTTTAAAAAAATGTTTATCAAGATCATTGTTTATTGTGGAACGCCTCTGGTTATTTATAATTTCCAAAAAACTTTTTTATTAAAAAACATTAGTTATAAAAGAATTTCAGAAGCGGAAATAGATCTAGCTACTTTTTTTATTTTGATATTTATTTTAAATGAAGGCTTCTCTATTTTTCATGAAAACCTACCAAAGTGTGGTTTTAATATTTGGCATCGAATTAAAAAAATGATTGGTTTTTATAAAGAAATTAAAAATGAAATAAAAGAATAA
- a CDS encoding CHAP domain-containing protein — MSKIVEIAKAEIGNVEIPKNSNKTKYGKWFGFDGVPWCGIFVSWCYAQAGHQLSKIGFSKGFAGCQTAVAYFKKNKCITNNPQPGDIVFFDWNKDGRYDHTGLFVKWINENEFITIEGNTSIGNDSNGGIVMERKRNKSVALFVTVKTLLS; from the coding sequence ATGAGTAAAATAGTAGAAATCGCAAAAGCGGAAATAGGAAATGTTGAAATTCCTAAAAATAGTAATAAAACAAAATATGGTAAATGGTTTGGTTTCGATGGTGTGCCGTGGTGTGGTATTTTTGTTAGTTGGTGTTATGCACAAGCTGGTCACCAATTATCGAAAATTGGATTTTCTAAAGGGTTTGCAGGATGTCAAACTGCTGTAGCTTATTTCAAGAAAAATAAATGTATTACTAATAATCCTCAACCAGGAGATATTGTTTTTTTTGATTGGAATAAAGATGGCCGTTATGATCATACAGGTTTGTTTGTAAAATGGATAAATGAAAATGAATTTATTACGATTGAAGGTAATACATCTATCGGTAATGATAGTAATGGAGGAATAGTAATGGAAAGAAAAAGAAATAAATCTGTAGCTCTATTTGTAACTGTTAAAACATTATTATCATGA
- a CDS encoding phage tail tape measure protein gives MAKDNVTRRVSIYVNGKEVENSLKGVEGAMAQVRNRLRLLNKDSETYDQDSKELTTTMANLKVKQAEYRQELGLTNNTMKDAKEISGGLRGALSGIYSSLTSGDLSGAKQGILELKAGMGGLLKSTLAFIASPIGLAIAALAGLVVGAKYLFDFNKKLEVSNKELRALGVSASEIGKVRDEIQATASTFDKEFSEIAQKAKSLSETYKISMSEANDIIAQGLANGGAQNSEFLSSLGEYDEFFAKAGYSAQEFVDIINTGYDLGIYTDKLPDALKEADLSLKEQTKTTRDALVNAFGASFTDDILLRIRTGQTTTKQALEEIAIKSKESNLSQQQYAQLTADVFKGAGEDAGGAAKIFDVLEQSSTRALSETAKGQLALQEATEKYNKAQSKLFEIEGFGDIWTGIKVSATESMTSILDYISDLKEDIQPLIDLVGVVFSNAWEYTKATVVTAFELIGGILKAFSNGIKTVIDVVTKLFQGDFSGAIDAVKKGFLNLGSIVFETFGKIQNKIIDTIKAIVDNVGPLLEALGFDIEKIKKTLDSFKNKEVELKVKTEEAEAIKKKEAENTALIKAELEKQRLAKEEADKKEADKRQKAYEKRKALEEKEARESYKLAKELADAKARLAKAQLDQYLFEIKENLNKEKQLTPEILAAEEDKLDTIRNAQIEFNNQELERKKADLIAKAELEGTSQEVLNANLEALNIEYYLKNQELDLEFQRRTQELKNNFELQEKERKAEQLIADKEIELINAENEFEERRIRIDQQYEREYADLVERKRKGFITEQQFAFLSKDLDEKTAQAKIQIARAERDAKLAEYGVLFSNIAKLLGENTAAGKAAALATVAISQGLAVARIWEQESTLPSPFDVISKVAGTAVAVANVLSAAKKINSVKTPKFFYGGATGTKPALGNDEYGPVTGYVHKNEYVIPEVMTQDPQFADTISWLENNRQRKLRGFVDGGEVSSGVVQDNSNQPLNDSAMLFQAINQLNSILSSGIMAKLNIGYQDVKALNEMSEEINQSTQNGTVS, from the coding sequence ATGGCTAAAGATAACGTTACACGAAGAGTTTCCATTTATGTAAATGGAAAGGAAGTAGAAAATTCTTTAAAAGGTGTTGAAGGTGCAATGGCACAAGTTCGCAATAGATTACGTCTGTTAAATAAAGATTCTGAAACATACGATCAGGATTCAAAAGAATTGACCACGACAATGGCTAATTTAAAAGTAAAACAAGCAGAATATAGACAAGAGCTTGGACTTACTAATAACACAATGAAAGATGCCAAAGAAATTTCTGGGGGTCTTCGTGGCGCTCTATCTGGCATCTATTCTTCATTAACATCTGGTGATCTATCAGGAGCAAAGCAAGGCATTTTAGAACTAAAAGCAGGAATGGGCGGTTTACTTAAATCAACGCTTGCATTTATTGCTTCTCCAATAGGTTTAGCTATTGCAGCTCTTGCAGGATTAGTTGTTGGTGCCAAGTATCTTTTTGATTTTAATAAAAAATTAGAAGTTTCAAACAAAGAACTTAGAGCATTAGGTGTAAGTGCTTCCGAAATAGGAAAAGTTAGAGACGAAATACAAGCTACAGCTTCTACTTTTGATAAAGAATTTAGCGAAATAGCACAAAAAGCAAAATCACTTTCTGAAACATATAAAATTTCAATGAGTGAAGCGAACGATATTATTGCTCAAGGTTTAGCAAATGGAGGTGCTCAAAATAGCGAATTTTTATCTTCATTAGGTGAGTATGATGAATTTTTTGCCAAAGCAGGATATTCTGCTCAAGAGTTTGTGGATATAATAAATACAGGATATGATCTAGGTATATATACTGATAAGTTGCCTGATGCGTTAAAAGAAGCTGATTTATCATTAAAAGAACAAACAAAAACCACACGTGATGCTTTAGTAAATGCTTTTGGTGCAAGTTTTACAGATGATATTCTTTTAAGAATTAGAACAGGCCAAACCACAACGAAACAAGCCTTAGAAGAAATTGCAATAAAATCAAAAGAATCTAATCTTTCTCAACAACAATATGCACAATTAACAGCTGACGTTTTTAAAGGTGCTGGGGAAGATGCTGGAGGTGCAGCTAAAATATTTGATGTACTAGAGCAATCTTCTACACGTGCTTTATCAGAAACAGCAAAAGGTCAATTAGCTTTGCAAGAAGCAACAGAAAAATATAACAAAGCACAGTCTAAACTTTTTGAAATAGAAGGTTTTGGAGATATTTGGACAGGAATAAAAGTAAGTGCAACAGAATCAATGACTTCTATTTTAGATTATATCTCTGATTTAAAAGAAGACATTCAACCTCTTATTGATTTAGTAGGAGTTGTTTTTTCTAATGCTTGGGAATATACAAAAGCAACTGTAGTTACTGCTTTTGAATTAATAGGAGGTATTTTAAAGGCTTTTTCCAATGGAATAAAGACAGTTATAGATGTTGTTACTAAATTATTTCAAGGAGATTTTAGTGGTGCTATTGATGCTGTTAAAAAAGGGTTTTTAAATTTAGGTAGTATCGTTTTTGAGACTTTTGGTAAAATTCAAAATAAAATTATTGATACTATTAAAGCTATTGTAGATAATGTGGGACCATTATTAGAAGCTCTAGGTTTTGATATTGAAAAAATTAAAAAAACTTTAGATTCATTTAAAAATAAAGAGGTAGAACTTAAGGTAAAAACTGAAGAAGCTGAAGCTATTAAAAAGAAAGAAGCAGAAAATACTGCTTTAATAAAAGCAGAATTAGAAAAACAGCGACTAGCAAAGGAAGAAGCTGATAAAAAAGAAGCAGATAAAAGACAAAAAGCATACGAAAAACGTAAAGCACTAGAAGAAAAAGAAGCTAGAGAATCTTATAAGTTAGCCAAAGAACTAGCTGATGCAAAAGCACGATTAGCAAAAGCTCAATTAGACCAATATCTTTTTGAAATTAAAGAAAATCTAAATAAAGAAAAGCAATTAACTCCAGAAATTTTAGCAGCTGAAGAAGATAAATTAGATACTATTCGTAATGCTCAAATAGAATTTAATAACCAAGAATTAGAGCGTAAAAAAGCCGATTTAATTGCAAAAGCAGAATTAGAAGGTACTTCGCAAGAAGTTTTAAATGCTAATCTTGAAGCTTTAAATATTGAATATTATTTAAAAAATCAAGAATTAGACCTTGAATTTCAAAGAAGAACTCAAGAATTAAAAAATAACTTTGAACTTCAAGAAAAAGAAAGAAAAGCAGAACAGTTAATTGCGGATAAAGAAATTGAACTTATAAATGCTGAAAATGAATTTGAAGAAAGAAGAATTAGGATAGATCAACAATATGAAAGAGAATATGCTGATTTAGTAGAAAGAAAAAGAAAAGGATTTATTACTGAACAACAATTTGCTTTTCTTTCAAAAGATTTAGACGAAAAAACAGCTCAAGCTAAAATTCAAATTGCAAGAGCTGAGCGTGATGCTAAACTTGCTGAATATGGAGTATTATTCTCTAATATAGCTAAACTACTAGGAGAAAATACAGCAGCAGGAAAAGCAGCTGCATTGGCTACAGTTGCAATATCCCAAGGTTTAGCAGTTGCACGAATTTGGGAACAAGAATCAACACTTCCTTCTCCATTTGATGTGATTTCAAAAGTTGCTGGAACGGCTGTTGCTGTTGCAAATGTTTTATCAGCTGCAAAAAAAATAAATTCTGTAAAAACTCCTAAATTCTTCTATGGTGGAGCTACTGGAACAAAACCAGCACTAGGAAATGATGAATATGGACCTGTTACTGGTTATGTGCATAAAAATGAATATGTCATTCCAGAAGTAATGACACAAGATCCACAATTTGCAGATACAATATCTTGGTTAGAAAATAACAGACAAAGGAAATTGCGTGGTTTTGTAGATGGTGGTGAAGTTTCTTCTGGAGTAGTTCAAGATAATTCAAATCAACCTTTAAATGATTCAGCTATGCTTTTTCAAGCAATAAATCAATTAAATAGCATTTTGTCTTCTGGAATTATGGCAAAATTAAATATAGGCTATCAAGATGTTAAAGCTCTTAACGAGATGAGCGAAGAAATAAACCAATCAACACAAAACGGAACTGTATCATGA
- a CDS encoding site-specific integrase, whose product MLENKILINNYPINYPIKMNGKLSYKVKIKKDHIRVDGTCAIYVQCFLNSNKKMFPVNISVKPSEFDDLKQRVKTSNKNYKDYNIIIEKLLSQIHEIELNYRLTGMALTMENLVRELTNPTSWIDFIQFWDEELVRQKGIIKDSTLRQQRSAFSKLKEYKETIYFHELNEEFFEDILKWLRTTKKNGKNTIASFIKNFKKYLHIAQKRGIRTPLSFDDIKTPSFKGNRTFLDALEITQLYKYYNSEFINETHKTVIAMFLFSCFSGLRISDILRFDKENIIGDYIVFVAQKTEKLQRITLNNSAKKFLEGNLIFNNKFTGEYINRTLKDICKITGIKKRVSFHVARHTFATNFLISGGRIEVLQKILGHSKIEETMIYVHIVESISNEQMFNLDDILNINAL is encoded by the coding sequence ATGTTAGAAAATAAAATTTTAATTAATAACTACCCAATTAACTACCCAATAAAAATGAATGGGAAGCTTTCATATAAAGTTAAAATAAAAAAGGACCATATAAGAGTTGATGGTACTTGTGCTATCTATGTACAATGTTTTCTTAATTCAAATAAAAAAATGTTTCCTGTAAACATTTCAGTAAAACCATCTGAATTTGATGATCTAAAACAAAGAGTAAAGACCTCAAATAAAAATTACAAGGATTATAATATCATAATTGAAAAATTGCTTTCTCAAATTCATGAAATAGAATTAAATTATAGATTAACAGGAATGGCCTTGACCATGGAAAATTTAGTTCGTGAACTAACTAATCCTACATCATGGATAGATTTTATTCAGTTTTGGGATGAAGAACTTGTAAGGCAAAAAGGAATAATTAAAGATTCTACACTCAGACAACAACGATCTGCATTTTCTAAACTCAAAGAATACAAGGAGACAATTTATTTTCATGAATTAAATGAAGAGTTTTTCGAAGATATTTTGAAATGGCTTAGAACAACTAAAAAAAACGGTAAAAACACAATAGCATCTTTTATAAAAAACTTTAAGAAATACTTACATATAGCTCAAAAAAGAGGTATAAGAACACCTTTATCTTTTGATGATATAAAAACACCTTCTTTTAAAGGAAATAGAACATTTCTTGATGCATTAGAAATAACCCAATTGTATAAATACTATAATTCTGAATTCATTAACGAAACTCATAAAACAGTAATTGCTATGTTTTTATTTTCATGCTTCTCTGGTTTAAGAATATCAGATATTTTGCGGTTTGACAAAGAAAATATTATTGGTGACTATATTGTTTTTGTGGCTCAAAAAACTGAAAAATTGCAACGTATAACCTTAAACAATTCAGCAAAGAAATTCTTAGAAGGGAATCTCATTTTCAATAACAAATTCACAGGAGAATACATAAACAGAACTTTGAAAGATATTTGTAAAATTACTGGTATAAAAAAACGTGTGTCTTTCCATGTGGCCAGACACACATTTGCTACTAATTTCTTGATATCTGGAGGAAGAATAGAAGTTTTGCAAAAAATACTAGGGCATTCTAAGATTGAAGAAACAATGATTTATGTACACATTGTAGAATCGATATCAAACGAACAAATGTTTAATCTTGATGATATTTTAAATATTAATGCTCTCTAA
- a CDS encoding adenine phosphoribosyltransferase translates to MNIENYIRDIQDFPKPGIVFKDITPLLANHEAIEACLQLLINDLKEKKIDKVVGVESRGFFFGMLLAQKLNAGFIPVRKPRKLPFETISASYELEYGTDNLEIHIDAIQKGERILIHDDVLATGGTAKAVCELVEKLGGEIVQCNFLMELSFLNGREKLKGKDIFAALTY, encoded by the coding sequence ATGAATATTGAAAATTATATCCGTGATATTCAGGATTTTCCAAAGCCAGGAATTGTTTTTAAAGATATAACTCCTCTTTTAGCTAATCATGAGGCAATTGAGGCTTGTTTGCAGTTGTTAATCAATGATTTGAAAGAAAAAAAGATTGATAAAGTAGTAGGTGTTGAGAGTAGGGGATTCTTCTTTGGGATGTTATTAGCTCAAAAATTAAATGCAGGTTTTATTCCTGTTCGCAAGCCAAGAAAATTACCTTTTGAAACTATTTCGGCTTCTTATGAGTTAGAATATGGAACTGATAATCTTGAAATACATATAGATGCTATCCAAAAAGGAGAAAGAATTCTTATTCATGATGATGTTTTGGCAACAGGTGGAACTGCAAAAGCAGTTTGCGAATTAGTGGAAAAATTGGGTGGCGAAATTGTGCAATGTAATTTCTTAATGGAACTTTCATTTTTAAATGGAAGAGAGAAATTGAAAGGGAAAGATATTTTTGCAGCGTTAACTTATTAA
- a CDS encoding M56 family metallopeptidase, translating to MENTFLYLLKVNGLLVVFFLAYYFLLRKETFFHSNRWFLLIGIISSFVLPSLLFTNIVWIEAKPIANETINNLLPIAHDSSISNIEKTNHFNWYQILAYIYFIISSVLLFKLFIEIISFFKIVKKGQKSKLETIKIIETNENHNPFSFFNYLIYSKSNFTDEELKYIFIHERVHIEEKHSIDVLLSKVLCLLFWINPVAWLYRKAILENLEFIADYRTTKITNNPYNYQKTLLKTINNKNQLSITNQFYQSLIKKRIVMLNTNQSNKKNLWKYSIVVPFLVAFVFFFQIETIAQEKKQNPESKNIEKKSKTEFEINKNTTDKSLNEIISIFKNKHNLNLEFNTVKRNKNNEIVKIKASSNIGKTYNSVIELENKNGISPFIINIKEDNYNNKNVVFTNTESSSINIQKNKISSNEDSNITNYGKWKVEKYLKDDKPVLFVVNGEKLTPGSNIKLDKGFAVIHSKELNAEEANKKYGSQGKNGAYELIIEEMSNFSNFPSPPSFPIPPSHPYKNLKTPPSPPEFPNIPELPSNLDDEKEMKKFDKKMKDFEKKMEKLEPQIKKFEKEMEAFEKEMEAHEPNIEAYEKEIKIYEEQMKIYEKEIEKHLKKLENKN from the coding sequence ATGGAAAATACTTTTCTATATCTTTTAAAAGTAAACGGTTTACTAGTTGTATTTTTTTTGGCATATTATTTTTTACTCCGAAAAGAAACATTTTTTCACAGCAATCGTTGGTTCCTTCTAATTGGAATTATCAGTTCTTTTGTATTACCATCGCTTTTATTTACAAATATTGTTTGGATTGAAGCGAAACCAATAGCAAATGAAACCATAAATAATCTATTACCAATAGCACATGATTCATCTATTTCAAATATTGAAAAAACAAATCATTTTAATTGGTATCAGATATTAGCATATATTTATTTTATTATTAGTTCTGTTCTATTATTCAAACTGTTTATTGAGATAATCTCTTTCTTTAAAATTGTAAAAAAAGGACAAAAAAGCAAATTAGAAACCATAAAAATTATAGAAACTAATGAAAATCATAATCCTTTTTCATTTTTCAACTATTTAATATATAGTAAATCCAATTTTACTGACGAAGAACTAAAATATATTTTCATCCATGAGAGAGTTCATATTGAAGAAAAACATAGTATTGATGTATTACTTTCAAAAGTACTTTGTCTACTATTTTGGATTAATCCAGTAGCTTGGTTATACAGAAAAGCAATACTCGAAAACCTAGAATTTATTGCTGATTATAGAACTACAAAAATTACTAACAATCCTTATAATTATCAAAAAACATTATTAAAAACAATCAATAATAAAAATCAATTATCAATCACAAATCAATTTTATCAATCATTAATCAAAAAACGAATCGTTATGTTAAACACCAATCAATCAAACAAGAAAAATCTTTGGAAATATTCCATTGTAGTTCCTTTCCTAGTTGCTTTTGTATTTTTTTTTCAAATTGAAACTATAGCGCAAGAAAAAAAACAAAATCCTGAATCAAAAAACATCGAGAAAAAATCAAAAACTGAATTTGAAATTAACAAAAACACTACCGATAAAAGCCTTAACGAGATAATCTCTATTTTCAAGAACAAACACAATCTTAATTTAGAGTTTAATACCGTAAAAAGAAACAAAAACAATGAGATTGTAAAAATAAAAGCTTCTTCAAATATCGGTAAAACTTATAATTCAGTAATCGAATTAGAAAATAAAAATGGTATTTCTCCTTTTATTATAAATATAAAAGAAGATAACTATAACAATAAGAACGTAGTTTTTACAAACACGGAAAGTTCATCTATAAATATTCAAAAAAACAAAATTTCTAGCAATGAAGATAGTAACATTACGAACTATGGAAAATGGAAAGTAGAAAAATATTTAAAAGATGACAAACCTGTATTATTTGTTGTTAATGGAGAAAAATTAACTCCTGGATCAAACATCAAATTAGATAAAGGTTTTGCTGTTATTCATTCAAAGGAATTAAACGCAGAAGAAGCTAATAAAAAATATGGTAGTCAAGGAAAAAATGGAGCTTATGAATTAATAATAGAAGAGATGAGTAATTTCTCTAATTTCCCAAGTCCTCCAAGCTTTCCAATACCTCCATCTCATCCTTATAAAAACTTAAAAACACCTCCAAGTCCTCCTGAATTCCCTAATATCCCTGAACTTCCTTCAAATCTTGATGATGAAAAAGAAATGAAGAAATTTGACAAAAAAATGAAAGATTTTGAAAAGAAAATGGAAAAATTAGAACCTCAAATAAAGAAATTTGAAAAAGAAATGGAAGCTTTTGAAAAAGAAATGGAGGCACATGAACCAAATATAGAAGCCTATGAAAAGGAAATAAAAATTTATGAAGAGCAAATGAAGATATATGAAAAAGAAATAGAAAAACATCTAAAAAAACTCGAAAATAAAAATTAA
- a CDS encoding BlaI/MecI/CopY family transcriptional regulator, whose translation MQKLTNKEEEIMQILWKLKRAFVKDILEEIIEDKPHYNTLSTIVRNLEEKGYVSYTAYGKTHQYFPIISIEDYRAKFMNTAIENYFNSSYKNLVSFFAEEEKISADELREILDIIEKRK comes from the coding sequence ATGCAAAAACTCACAAATAAAGAAGAAGAAATCATGCAAATTTTATGGAAGTTAAAGAGAGCTTTCGTGAAAGATATTCTTGAGGAAATTATTGAAGACAAACCTCATTACAATACTTTATCTACTATAGTAAGAAACCTTGAGGAAAAAGGTTATGTCAGTTATACTGCTTATGGCAAAACACATCAATATTTTCCAATAATTTCTATAGAAGATTATAGAGCGAAATTCATGAATACTGCTATTGAAAATTATTTTAATAGTTCGTACAAAAATTTAGTTTCTTTTTTTGCTGAAGAAGAAAAAATTTCGGCAGATGAACTTAGAGAAATATTAGATATTATTGAAAAAAGGAAGTAA
- a CDS encoding T9SS type A sorting domain-containing protein, producing MYDIGASIGAAGNAGVVFINDQFWVSAWQSNNIYVLSNTGAFVEIFQVAGLSGTRFMTTDGINVYCGAASISIYVVDPITKTLTSTISITTTSNATARFCANNSSPAGATSSLAGGLFISTDVILGETILVGVSQATSSNFLYGMDVNTFSNLSVNFSNFKLYPNPVKDSFVISYKDENMLNVSIHNLLGKQVMKTKISSSIEIVDVSNLSKGTYIVSINSDNVHESFKIIKE from the coding sequence TTGTATGATATTGGAGCATCTATTGGAGCGGCTGGGAATGCAGGAGTTGTATTTATTAATGATCAATTTTGGGTTTCAGCTTGGCAATCAAATAATATTTATGTTTTAAGTAATACAGGAGCTTTTGTTGAAATATTTCAAGTAGCTGGTCTGTCAGGTACAAGATTTATGACTACGGATGGGATAAATGTTTATTGTGGAGCAGCAAGTATATCTATTTATGTTGTAGATCCAATAACAAAAACACTTACATCTACAATTTCAATAACAACAACATCAAATGCAACTGCAAGATTTTGTGCTAATAATTCAAGTCCTGCTGGAGCAACAAGCTCACTAGCTGGAGGTCTTTTTATTTCAACAGATGTAATTCTAGGAGAAACCATCTTAGTAGGAGTATCACAAGCAACATCATCTAACTTTCTTTATGGGATGGATGTGAATACTTTTAGTAATCTAAGTGTTAATTTTTCTAATTTCAAATTATATCCTAATCCAGTAAAAGATTCATTTGTGATTTCTTATAAAGATGAAAATATGTTAAATGTTAGTATACATAACTTATTAGGTAAACAAGTAATGAAAACAAAAATTAGTTCATCAATAGAGATTGTCGATGTTTCTAATTTATCTAAAGGAACTTACATTGTTTCAATTAATTCTGATAATGTTCATGAAAGTTTTAAAATAATTAAAGAATAA